The nucleotide window CCAGTTGGAAGTGCGCACCAAACTGGGTTCCGATCTGGTCACCAATGCGGATATCGCCGTGGAGCGGGAGATTCTCTCCTGTTTGCGCCGGGCTTATCCCGAGTATGGGGTGTTGGCGGAGGAGAGTGGCGGTGCGCGCATCGGCACGCAGGGTCGGATATGGGTGGTGGATCCCATCGACGGCACCAACAACTTCGCCCACGGCATTCCCCATTTCGCCATTTCCATCGCCCTGCTTCAGGATGGCGAACCGGTGATCGGGGTGGTACACAATCCGGTGTTGGACGAAATCTTCTGTGCCGAGCGGGGTGGCGGGGCGTTTCTGGACAATCGCCGCATGCGGGTCAGTTCGCTGGAGAGCATGTCGCAGGCTTTGTTGGCCACCGGTTTCCCCTTTCGCAACAAGGAGCGGCTGGATGGGTATCTGACCTCGTTCCGGGCTCTGTTCCATTCCTGTCAGAGCGTGCGTCGCGCCGGATCGGCGGCGCTGGACATGGCTTATGTGGCTTCCGGGCGGCTGGATGGCTTTTGGGAGCCCAATCTGTCGCCTTGGGACATTGCCGCAGGTATTTTGCTGGTTCAGGAATCGGGTGGTTTCGTCACCGATTTCCATGGTGGGAACTCCTGTTTGCGTTCCGGAAATGTGTTGTGCGGCTCCCCGATGGTGCATCGTCGCATGCTGGAGCTGCTGGCCGAGACGCCGCTGGCCACCTGGTAGTCATAACGGGGGTCCGGGGGGGATTATCCCCCCCGGCGGGGTTCGGGGCAGCGCCCCGAGGTGTTGACGTGGCCGTTGGCGGGTCGAAGCCAAACGGAGAAATACCCAACCCCGCACCACTTCCACACCCTGTTACCCCTTCGACCCGCCGGAGGGGGCCAGGGGAGGGACTCATCCTCCCCATCCTTGAACGCGCCACAAAAACACAGCCGGGGCTGTTCAGGAATAAAGAGAGCCTTCAGCTTCCTGAAAAACCCGAACGATGGCGGAATTGGTACGTTCAAGGATGGGGAGGGTGAGTCCCTCCCCTGACCCCCTCCGGCGGGTCGAAGCAGGAACAGGGTTTGGAAAAGGTGCCACGTTGGTCAATTCTCCTGCTGGCTTCGACCCGCCAAAGGCCACGTCAACACCCTGGGGCTTCGCCCCAGACCCCACCGGGGGGGATAATCCCCCCCGGACCCCCGTACTTTTCAAGGCGAGTCCGTGGAGCCCTCCACAGGCTCCACGGTCCCTCCCCCCGCCGCTACTTCAGCAGATCCATCAACAGCGCCGGCTGCTGATTGGCCTGCGCCAACACCGCCACCCCCGCCTGCTGCAATATGGCATTCCGCGTCATGACCGACGTCTCCTTGGCCATATCCGCATCCACAATGCGGGAATGCGCCTGGGTCATGTTGTCGGAAGTGTTGGTCAAATTGGCCACCACCGACTCCAGCCGCGTCTGCATGGCCCCCAGATAGGCCCGTATGCTCGATACGCTGTCAATGGCCGCATCGATCACCGTGATGGCCGAGTTGGCCGGCGCCGCGCTGGTCCCCCCCACACTCACCAGCGGAATGCCAATCCCCGACTTGGTGGCGGAAGCAATGGTCACCGACAGGTAATCCCCCGAAGCCGCCCCCACCTGCAACCGCATGTTCAACACACTCCCCATGAGGGGAAACTGATTGTTGAACTCCGTCTTGCTGGCAATACGATCGATCTCGTCGATCAGGGCGCTCACCTCCAGTTGGATGTTGGCGCGGTCCGAAGTGGTATAAGAACCGTTCGAAGCCTGCACCGCCAGTTCACGCATTCTCTGCAACGCATTGGTCGTCTCCTCCAGCGCCCCGTCGGCCACCTGAGTCAGGGAAATGCCGTCGTTGGCATTGCGCAAGGCCTGATTCAGCCCGCGAATGCGAGAAGACAATCGTGTCGCGATGGACAACCCGCCCGCATCATCCTGGGCGGATTGCACCCGCAAGCCGGTGGAGAGCCGTTTGAAGCTCTGACCCAGCATGCGGGTGGAATCGGACAGATTCCGTTGCGCCAAGAGAGCCGCGATATTGGTGTTGATGACAAACGCCATTATCGTTCCTCCTCCGGGCAAAGGTTCATGGGACTCATCCCAACAACTTCAAGATGGATTGGGGCTGCTGATTGGCCTGGGCCAATACCGCCACCCCCGCCTGCTGCAAAATCGAACGCCGCACCAGATCCGCCGTCTCCGTGGCCATGTCCGCATCCAGAATGCGCGATCTGGCTGCGGTCAACTGGGTACCCACCGTCTCCAGATTGGCGATGGCCGATTCGAAACGGGTCTGCATCACCCCCAGATTGGCGCGAATGTCGGAGACGCTGGTCAGCGCCCCATCCATCAGGGTGATGGTGGAGGCCGCCTTGGACCAGGTGGCCCCACTGACCACCGCCAGCTCCACCCCCAGGGCGCTCTTGCCCGCCGAAGCAATGGTGACGGAGATGTACTGACCCGAATAGGCCCCCACCTGAATGCGCTTGCCATTCATCGACCCCGCCAGGAGGTACTGGTTGTTGAACTGGGTATCGGTTTTGATGCGCTCGATCTCGTCCAACAGGGCGTTCAGCTCCACCTGCAGGCTGTTGCGATCCTCGCTGGTATAGGTGCTGTTGGCCGCCTCCACCGCCAGCTCCCGGATGCGTTGCAAAGCGTTGCCGGTCTCCTCCAGGGCGCTTTCGGCCACCTGCATCATGGAAACCGCATCGTTGGCGTTGCGCACCGCCTGGTTGATGCCGCGAATCTGGGCCGTCACGCGATTGGAAATGGCCAGTCCCGCCGCATCGTCGGCAGCACTGTTGACCCGCAAACCCGAGGAAAGACGCCGATAGGTCTCTCCCAATGCTGTCGTATTGCGGTTC belongs to Magnetococcales bacterium and includes:
- a CDS encoding inositol monophosphatase, yielding MSTNPLINIATKAARQGGRLAMQFFHNVHQLEVRTKLGSDLVTNADIAVEREILSCLRRAYPEYGVLAEESGGARIGTQGRIWVVDPIDGTNNFAHGIPHFAISIALLQDGEPVIGVVHNPVLDEIFCAERGGGAFLDNRRMRVSSLESMSQALLATGFPFRNKERLDGYLTSFRALFHSCQSVRRAGSAALDMAYVASGRLDGFWEPNLSPWDIAAGILLVQESGGFVTDFHGGNSCLRSGNVLCGSPMVHRRMLELLAETPLATW
- a CDS encoding flagellin FliC, translating into MAFVINTNIAALLAQRNLSDSTRMLGQSFKRLSTGLRVQSAQDDAGGLSIATRLSSRIRGLNQALRNANDGISLTQVADGALEETTNALQRMRELAVQASNGSYTTSDRANIQLEVSALIDEIDRIASKTEFNNQFPLMGSVLNMRLQVGAASGDYLSVTIASATKSGIGIPLVSVGGTSAAPANSAITVIDAAIDSVSSIRAYLGAMQTRLESVVANLTNTSDNMTQAHSRIVDADMAKETSVMTRNAILQQAGVAVLAQANQQPALLMDLLK
- a CDS encoding flagellin FliC, which encodes MALSINSNISSIIAQRNLNRNTTALGETYRRLSSGLRVNSAADDAAGLAISNRVTAQIRGINQAVRNANDAVSMMQVAESALEETGNALQRIRELAVEAANSTYTSEDRNSLQVELNALLDEIERIKTDTQFNNQYLLAGSMNGKRIQVGAYSGQYISVTIASAGKSALGVELAVVSGATWSKAASTITLMDGALTSVSDIRANLGVMQTRFESAIANLETVGTQLTAARSRILDADMATETADLVRRSILQQAGVAVLAQANQQPQSILKLLG